From one Anopheles bellator chromosome 1, idAnoBellAS_SP24_06.2, whole genome shotgun sequence genomic stretch:
- the LOC131206528 gene encoding coatomer subunit beta' isoform X2, with protein sequence MPLRLDIKRRLTSRSDRVKSADLHPTEPWALCALYNGHVHVMNYETQQLLKDFEVCDLPVRCARFVARKNWILTGSDDMQVRVFNYNTLEKVHSFEAHTDYVRCIAVHPTQPLILTCSDDMLVKLWNWEKLWAVQRVFEGHTHYVMQVVFNPKDNNTFASASLDRTVKVWQLGSNVPNFTLEGHNQGVNCVDYYHGGDKPYLISGADDRMVKIWDYQNKTCVQTLEGHTQNVSAVYFHPELPILLTGSEDGTIRIWHSGTYRLETSLNYGFERVWTIACRRGTNNVALGYDEGSVIIKIGREEPAMSMDVNGGKIVWARHSEMQQVNLKALPEGTEIKDGERLPVAVKDMGACEIYPQTIAHNPNGRFVVVCGDGEYIIYTSMALRNKAFGCAQEFVWASENSEYAVRESGGQVKLFRNFKERKSFTPDYGAEGIFGGQLLAVKTSSGLTFYDWENLELIRRIDILPRHVFWNEAGTLVCLAAGEFYFILKVDIAMIQNALATKQQLSEDGIEEAFEVLGEVNESVRTGLWVGDCFIYTNSVNRINYYVGGEIVTISHLDRTMYLLGYVPKDNRLYLGDKELNVTSFALLLSVLEYQTAVMRRDFETADRVLPTIPKEHRTRVAHFLEMQGFRQQALQVSIDPEHRFELALKIGDLDTALVLARESDSPQKWSQLASIATSKNKFDLVKECLTNANDYGGLLLVATSSGDSDMLRNLGENGDSQGKFNISFLSMFLLGDLEKCLEILIQTNRIPEAAFFARTYMPNKISYVLEIWRTELAKINEKAGQSLADPQQYENLFPGFYDSVKTQQFLLPERSTLLPANAATKVPLNMDRTPMDEMKEAENEGRFDYNPSTSGADIAATLSNGVLAQLQSIDKTEPASVDNKIGESTAVNFSSEKMCPTVSSSTGENDGSSGGIGSSHVKRKTSLDDFESEIEALNLDDNIDTSDVNIDDVELSDD encoded by the exons atg CCCCTAAGATTGGACATCAAAAGACGGCTTACGTCGCGGTCGGATCGTGTAAAGTCCGCGGATCTGCACCCGACGGAACCATGGGCGCTGTGTGCGCTGTACAACGGTCACGTCCACGTGATGAACTACGAAACACAGCAGCTTCTGAAGGACTTTGAGGTGTGCGATCTGCCGGTTCGTTGTGCTCGGTTTGTGGCTCGCAAAAATTGGATCCTCACCGGTTCGGACGACATGCAAGTGCGCGTCTTCAACTACAACACACTGGAAAAGGTCCATTCATTCGAGGCACACACCGACTACGTCCGCTGCATTGCGGTTCATCCAACACAACCCTTGATTCTAACTTGCAGTG ATGACATGCTGGTGAAGTTGTGGAACTGGGAAAAGCTTTGGGCGGTGCAGCGAGTTTTCGAGGGTCACACGCACTACGTTATGCAGGTTGTGTTCAATCCGAAAGACAACAACACCTTCGCAAGTGCATCTCTTGACCGAACGGTGAAGGTTTGGCAGTTGGGATCAAACGTTCCCAACTTCACGCTCGAGGGGCACAATCAAGGGGTCAACTGTGTGGATTACTACCATGGCGGCGATAAACCGTACCTCATTTCCGGAGCCGACGATCGGATGGTGAAGATCTGGGACTACCAGAATAAAACCTGCGTCCAGACGCTTGAAGGCCACACACAGAATGTGTCGGCTGTTTACTTTCACCCGGAGCTGCCCATCCTGTTGACCGGCTCAGAGGACGGTACCATTCGCATCTGGCACTCGGGCACCTACCGGTTGGAAACCTCGCTGAACTATGGCTTCGAGCGTGTCTGGACGATTGCTTGCAGGCGTGGCACCAACAATGTTGCTTTAGG TTACGATGAGGGATCCGTCATTATCAAGATTGGGCGAGAGGAACCCGCGATGTCGATGGATGTCAATGGCGGAAAAATCGTGTGGGCCCGTCACTCTGAGATGCAGCAGGTCAACCTCAAGGCTCTCCCGGAAG GTACGGAAATCAAAGACGGAGAACGCCTCCCGGTGGCTGTTAAGGATATGGGAGCGTGCGAAATCTATCCACAAACGATTGCTCACAACCCGAATGGAAG ATTCGTGGTAGTTTGCGGCGATGGCGAGTATATTATCTATACCTCGATGGCACTACGGAACAAGGCGTTCGGATGCGCCCAGGAGTTTGTATGGGCCTCGGAAAACAGTGAATACGCAGTGCGCGAGTCGGGCGGCCAGGTCAAGTTGTTCCGTAATTTTAAGGAACGCAAAAGTTTCACCCCAGACTATGGGGCAGAAG GAATTTTCGGTGGTCAGCTGCTAGCAGTCAAAACTTCGTCTGGTCTAACGTTTTACGATTGGGAAAATTTAGAGCTCATCAGAAGAATCGATATACTACCGAG ACACGTGTTCTGGAACGAAGCGGGAAcattggtttgtttggccgCCGGAGAGTTCTACTTCATACTGAAAGTGGACATTGCTATGATACAGAATGCTCTCGCCACCAAACAGCAATTGAGCGAGGATGGCATTGAAGAAGCGTTTGAA GTACTTGGAGAAGTTAATGAATCGGTGCGTACGGGATTATGGGTTGGCGATTGTTTCATCTACACAAACTCAGTTAACCGGATCAACTATTACGTCGGCGGAGAAATCGTTACCATTTCGCACCTGGACCGAACCATGTACCTTCTGGGTTACGTACCGAAGGATAACAG ACTGTACTTGGGCGATAAGGAGCTGAATGTGACGAGCTTCGCTCTGTTGCTTTCCGTGCTCGAGTATCAGACAGCTGTGATGCGACGTGACTTCGAAACGGCAGACCGGGTGCTGCCAACCATTCCGAAAGAGCACCGCACGCGCGTGGCACATTTCCTCGAGATGCAAGGCTTTCGTCAGCAGGCGCTTCAGGTTTCCATCGATCCCGAACATCGGTTCGAGCTGGCGCTTAAGATAGGCGACCTCGACACGGCTCTGGTGCTCGCCCGGGAATCAGACAGCCCGCAAAAGTGGAGTCAGCTTGCAAGCATTGCAACGAGCAAGAATAAATTCGATCTCGTCAAGGAATGTCTAACGAATGCGAACGACTATGGCGGTCTTTTGCTAGTGGCTACTAGCTCCG GTGATAGCGACATGCTTCGAAATCTCGGCGAAAACGGTGACTCGCAAGGAAAGTTCAACATTTCTTTCCTGTCAATGTTTTTGCTGGGTGATTTGGAGAAATGTTTGGAAATCCTGATCCAAACCAATCGGATACCGGAAGCCGCGTTCTTCGCTCG GACATATATGCCGAATAAGATTTCATACGTACTGGAAATCTGGCGCACGGAGCTGGccaaaatcaacgaaaaagCCGGCCAAAGCTTGGCCGATCCGCAACAGTACGAAAACTTGTTCCCCGGATTCTACGACTCGGTGAAAACGCAGCAATTTCTTCTGCCAGAAAGGAGTACACTTTTGCCGGCAAATGCAGCTACCAAA GTACCGCTGAACATGGATCGGACACCGATGGACGAAATgaaagaagcagaaaacgAAGGACGATTCGATTACAATCCCAGCACTTCGGGGGCTGACATCGCAGCCACTTTGTCTAACGGTGTTTTAGCACAACTG CAGAGTATCGACAAAACCGAGCCGGCTTCCGTTGATAACAAAATAGGTGAAAGCACAGCTGTCAACTTCAGCTCGGAAAAGATGTGTCCCACTGTTTCGTCATCAACAGGCGAAAATGATGGTTCCAGCGGGGGAATCGGATCCTCGCACGTGAAACGGAAGACCTCGCTGGATGATTTCGAATCGGAAATCGAAGCTCTGAACCTGGATGATAACATCGACACGTCG GACGTAAATATAGACGACGTTGAGCTCAGTGACGATTGA
- the LOC131216334 gene encoding small glutamine-rich tetratricopeptide repeat-containing protein alpha-like — protein MTQANATKPKAAPPEKEGGKSNLNLTSDELKEEGNRCVKAGNFTEAILHYTHAIKLSPSDAILYSNRSLAFCKLQQYYYANEDAEKAIVLNPTWAKGYYRKAEVSMGVGQYDTALLSYGKALQLQPQDMGIILAARKAASLSNADRLEEKRAPLIGSAIGCVVGLCIVLADMLLTEKPTIKYTTLMVLVVLIIAGIGFGIAKMIRYYKQQQRKGLLEPPLDLLEEFQKTKDDINEDGSPSGEQRPVRNRYTKAQARQRLKKAKS, from the exons ATG ACACAGGCAAACGCCACGAAACCTAAGGCAGCTCCGCCGGAAAAGGAAGGCGGCAAGAGCAATTTAAACTTGACTTCCGACGAGCTAAAGGAAGAAGGGAATCGGTGTGTGAAAGCCGGCAATTTTACTGAGGCCATTCTTCACTATACACACGCCATAAAGCTAAGCCCCTCAGATGCTATATTGTACAGCAACCGGTCGCTGGCGTTTTGTAAACTTCAGCAGTACTACTATGCGAATGAGGATGCCGAGAAAGCTATTGTTCTGAATCCCACCTGGGCGAAAGGTTACTATCGAAAAGCCGAGGTCAGCATGGGCGTGGGACAGTACGATACGGCTCTGTTGTCCTACGGGAAGGCATTGCAGTTGCAGCCCCAAGACATGGGTATCATTCTGGCAGCGAGGAAAGCAGCCTCACTTAGCAATGCAGACAGACTTGAGGAGAAACGAGCTCCTCTCATCGGTAGCGCGATTGGATGTGTCGTTGGGCTGTGCATCGTTCTGGCAGACATGCTGTTGACGGAAAAACCTACGATAAAG TACACCACATTGATGGTACTCGTTGTTCTGATTATCGCAGGTATAGGATTTGGAATAGCAAAAATGATAAGATActacaaacaacagcaacgtaAAGGTTTGCTTGAACCTCCACTCGACCTGCTGGAAG agtttcaaaaaacaaaagacgaCATCAATGAAGATGGGTCCCCGAGTGGTGAACAAAGGCCTGTGAGAAATCGCTACACCAAAGCGCAAGCAAGGCAACGGCTTAAAAAAGCTAAATCTTAG
- the LOC131206528 gene encoding coatomer subunit beta' isoform X1, translating to MGHLRNKQRRHQAKEAALQREERLRRLEEMDLANMPLRLDIKRRLTSRSDRVKSADLHPTEPWALCALYNGHVHVMNYETQQLLKDFEVCDLPVRCARFVARKNWILTGSDDMQVRVFNYNTLEKVHSFEAHTDYVRCIAVHPTQPLILTCSDDMLVKLWNWEKLWAVQRVFEGHTHYVMQVVFNPKDNNTFASASLDRTVKVWQLGSNVPNFTLEGHNQGVNCVDYYHGGDKPYLISGADDRMVKIWDYQNKTCVQTLEGHTQNVSAVYFHPELPILLTGSEDGTIRIWHSGTYRLETSLNYGFERVWTIACRRGTNNVALGYDEGSVIIKIGREEPAMSMDVNGGKIVWARHSEMQQVNLKALPEGTEIKDGERLPVAVKDMGACEIYPQTIAHNPNGRFVVVCGDGEYIIYTSMALRNKAFGCAQEFVWASENSEYAVRESGGQVKLFRNFKERKSFTPDYGAEGIFGGQLLAVKTSSGLTFYDWENLELIRRIDILPRHVFWNEAGTLVCLAAGEFYFILKVDIAMIQNALATKQQLSEDGIEEAFEVLGEVNESVRTGLWVGDCFIYTNSVNRINYYVGGEIVTISHLDRTMYLLGYVPKDNRLYLGDKELNVTSFALLLSVLEYQTAVMRRDFETADRVLPTIPKEHRTRVAHFLEMQGFRQQALQVSIDPEHRFELALKIGDLDTALVLARESDSPQKWSQLASIATSKNKFDLVKECLTNANDYGGLLLVATSSGDSDMLRNLGENGDSQGKFNISFLSMFLLGDLEKCLEILIQTNRIPEAAFFARTYMPNKISYVLEIWRTELAKINEKAGQSLADPQQYENLFPGFYDSVKTQQFLLPERSTLLPANAATKVPLNMDRTPMDEMKEAENEGRFDYNPSTSGADIAATLSNGSIDKTEPASVDNKIGESTAVNFSSEKMCPTVSSSTGENDGSSGGIGSSHVKRKTSLDDFESEIEALNLDDNIDTSDVNIDDVELSDD from the exons ATGGGGCACTTGCGCAACAAACAACGCCGTCATCAGGCCAAGGAAGCAGCATTGCAACGCGAGGAAAGATTGCGCCGATTGGAAGAAATGGATCTGGCGAATATG CCCCTAAGATTGGACATCAAAAGACGGCTTACGTCGCGGTCGGATCGTGTAAAGTCCGCGGATCTGCACCCGACGGAACCATGGGCGCTGTGTGCGCTGTACAACGGTCACGTCCACGTGATGAACTACGAAACACAGCAGCTTCTGAAGGACTTTGAGGTGTGCGATCTGCCGGTTCGTTGTGCTCGGTTTGTGGCTCGCAAAAATTGGATCCTCACCGGTTCGGACGACATGCAAGTGCGCGTCTTCAACTACAACACACTGGAAAAGGTCCATTCATTCGAGGCACACACCGACTACGTCCGCTGCATTGCGGTTCATCCAACACAACCCTTGATTCTAACTTGCAGTG ATGACATGCTGGTGAAGTTGTGGAACTGGGAAAAGCTTTGGGCGGTGCAGCGAGTTTTCGAGGGTCACACGCACTACGTTATGCAGGTTGTGTTCAATCCGAAAGACAACAACACCTTCGCAAGTGCATCTCTTGACCGAACGGTGAAGGTTTGGCAGTTGGGATCAAACGTTCCCAACTTCACGCTCGAGGGGCACAATCAAGGGGTCAACTGTGTGGATTACTACCATGGCGGCGATAAACCGTACCTCATTTCCGGAGCCGACGATCGGATGGTGAAGATCTGGGACTACCAGAATAAAACCTGCGTCCAGACGCTTGAAGGCCACACACAGAATGTGTCGGCTGTTTACTTTCACCCGGAGCTGCCCATCCTGTTGACCGGCTCAGAGGACGGTACCATTCGCATCTGGCACTCGGGCACCTACCGGTTGGAAACCTCGCTGAACTATGGCTTCGAGCGTGTCTGGACGATTGCTTGCAGGCGTGGCACCAACAATGTTGCTTTAGG TTACGATGAGGGATCCGTCATTATCAAGATTGGGCGAGAGGAACCCGCGATGTCGATGGATGTCAATGGCGGAAAAATCGTGTGGGCCCGTCACTCTGAGATGCAGCAGGTCAACCTCAAGGCTCTCCCGGAAG GTACGGAAATCAAAGACGGAGAACGCCTCCCGGTGGCTGTTAAGGATATGGGAGCGTGCGAAATCTATCCACAAACGATTGCTCACAACCCGAATGGAAG ATTCGTGGTAGTTTGCGGCGATGGCGAGTATATTATCTATACCTCGATGGCACTACGGAACAAGGCGTTCGGATGCGCCCAGGAGTTTGTATGGGCCTCGGAAAACAGTGAATACGCAGTGCGCGAGTCGGGCGGCCAGGTCAAGTTGTTCCGTAATTTTAAGGAACGCAAAAGTTTCACCCCAGACTATGGGGCAGAAG GAATTTTCGGTGGTCAGCTGCTAGCAGTCAAAACTTCGTCTGGTCTAACGTTTTACGATTGGGAAAATTTAGAGCTCATCAGAAGAATCGATATACTACCGAG ACACGTGTTCTGGAACGAAGCGGGAAcattggtttgtttggccgCCGGAGAGTTCTACTTCATACTGAAAGTGGACATTGCTATGATACAGAATGCTCTCGCCACCAAACAGCAATTGAGCGAGGATGGCATTGAAGAAGCGTTTGAA GTACTTGGAGAAGTTAATGAATCGGTGCGTACGGGATTATGGGTTGGCGATTGTTTCATCTACACAAACTCAGTTAACCGGATCAACTATTACGTCGGCGGAGAAATCGTTACCATTTCGCACCTGGACCGAACCATGTACCTTCTGGGTTACGTACCGAAGGATAACAG ACTGTACTTGGGCGATAAGGAGCTGAATGTGACGAGCTTCGCTCTGTTGCTTTCCGTGCTCGAGTATCAGACAGCTGTGATGCGACGTGACTTCGAAACGGCAGACCGGGTGCTGCCAACCATTCCGAAAGAGCACCGCACGCGCGTGGCACATTTCCTCGAGATGCAAGGCTTTCGTCAGCAGGCGCTTCAGGTTTCCATCGATCCCGAACATCGGTTCGAGCTGGCGCTTAAGATAGGCGACCTCGACACGGCTCTGGTGCTCGCCCGGGAATCAGACAGCCCGCAAAAGTGGAGTCAGCTTGCAAGCATTGCAACGAGCAAGAATAAATTCGATCTCGTCAAGGAATGTCTAACGAATGCGAACGACTATGGCGGTCTTTTGCTAGTGGCTACTAGCTCCG GTGATAGCGACATGCTTCGAAATCTCGGCGAAAACGGTGACTCGCAAGGAAAGTTCAACATTTCTTTCCTGTCAATGTTTTTGCTGGGTGATTTGGAGAAATGTTTGGAAATCCTGATCCAAACCAATCGGATACCGGAAGCCGCGTTCTTCGCTCG GACATATATGCCGAATAAGATTTCATACGTACTGGAAATCTGGCGCACGGAGCTGGccaaaatcaacgaaaaagCCGGCCAAAGCTTGGCCGATCCGCAACAGTACGAAAACTTGTTCCCCGGATTCTACGACTCGGTGAAAACGCAGCAATTTCTTCTGCCAGAAAGGAGTACACTTTTGCCGGCAAATGCAGCTACCAAA GTACCGCTGAACATGGATCGGACACCGATGGACGAAATgaaagaagcagaaaacgAAGGACGATTCGATTACAATCCCAGCACTTCGGGGGCTGACATCGCAGCCACTTTGTCTAACGGT AGTATCGACAAAACCGAGCCGGCTTCCGTTGATAACAAAATAGGTGAAAGCACAGCTGTCAACTTCAGCTCGGAAAAGATGTGTCCCACTGTTTCGTCATCAACAGGCGAAAATGATGGTTCCAGCGGGGGAATCGGATCCTCGCACGTGAAACGGAAGACCTCGCTGGATGATTTCGAATCGGAAATCGAAGCTCTGAACCTGGATGATAACATCGACACGTCG GACGTAAATATAGACGACGTTGAGCTCAGTGACGATTGA
- the LOC131206528 gene encoding coatomer subunit beta' isoform X3 codes for MPLRLDIKRRLTSRSDRVKSADLHPTEPWALCALYNGHVHVMNYETQQLLKDFEVCDLPVRCARFVARKNWILTGSDDMQVRVFNYNTLEKVHSFEAHTDYVRCIAVHPTQPLILTCSDDMLVKLWNWEKLWAVQRVFEGHTHYVMQVVFNPKDNNTFASASLDRTVKVWQLGSNVPNFTLEGHNQGVNCVDYYHGGDKPYLISGADDRMVKIWDYQNKTCVQTLEGHTQNVSAVYFHPELPILLTGSEDGTIRIWHSGTYRLETSLNYGFERVWTIACRRGTNNVALGYDEGSVIIKIGREEPAMSMDVNGGKIVWARHSEMQQVNLKALPEGTEIKDGERLPVAVKDMGACEIYPQTIAHNPNGRFVVVCGDGEYIIYTSMALRNKAFGCAQEFVWASENSEYAVRESGGQVKLFRNFKERKSFTPDYGAEGIFGGQLLAVKTSSGLTFYDWENLELIRRIDILPRHVFWNEAGTLVCLAAGEFYFILKVDIAMIQNALATKQQLSEDGIEEAFEVLGEVNESVRTGLWVGDCFIYTNSVNRINYYVGGEIVTISHLDRTMYLLGYVPKDNRLYLGDKELNVTSFALLLSVLEYQTAVMRRDFETADRVLPTIPKEHRTRVAHFLEMQGFRQQALQVSIDPEHRFELALKIGDLDTALVLARESDSPQKWSQLASIATSKNKFDLVKECLTNANDYGGLLLVATSSGDSDMLRNLGENGDSQGKFNISFLSMFLLGDLEKCLEILIQTNRIPEAAFFARTYMPNKISYVLEIWRTELAKINEKAGQSLADPQQYENLFPGFYDSVKTQQFLLPERSTLLPANAATKVPLNMDRTPMDEMKEAENEGRFDYNPSTSGADIAATLSNGVLAQLSIDKTEPASVDNKIGESTAVNFSSEKMCPTVSSSTGENDGSSGGIGSSHVKRKTSLDDFESEIEALNLDDNIDTSDVNIDDVELSDD; via the exons atg CCCCTAAGATTGGACATCAAAAGACGGCTTACGTCGCGGTCGGATCGTGTAAAGTCCGCGGATCTGCACCCGACGGAACCATGGGCGCTGTGTGCGCTGTACAACGGTCACGTCCACGTGATGAACTACGAAACACAGCAGCTTCTGAAGGACTTTGAGGTGTGCGATCTGCCGGTTCGTTGTGCTCGGTTTGTGGCTCGCAAAAATTGGATCCTCACCGGTTCGGACGACATGCAAGTGCGCGTCTTCAACTACAACACACTGGAAAAGGTCCATTCATTCGAGGCACACACCGACTACGTCCGCTGCATTGCGGTTCATCCAACACAACCCTTGATTCTAACTTGCAGTG ATGACATGCTGGTGAAGTTGTGGAACTGGGAAAAGCTTTGGGCGGTGCAGCGAGTTTTCGAGGGTCACACGCACTACGTTATGCAGGTTGTGTTCAATCCGAAAGACAACAACACCTTCGCAAGTGCATCTCTTGACCGAACGGTGAAGGTTTGGCAGTTGGGATCAAACGTTCCCAACTTCACGCTCGAGGGGCACAATCAAGGGGTCAACTGTGTGGATTACTACCATGGCGGCGATAAACCGTACCTCATTTCCGGAGCCGACGATCGGATGGTGAAGATCTGGGACTACCAGAATAAAACCTGCGTCCAGACGCTTGAAGGCCACACACAGAATGTGTCGGCTGTTTACTTTCACCCGGAGCTGCCCATCCTGTTGACCGGCTCAGAGGACGGTACCATTCGCATCTGGCACTCGGGCACCTACCGGTTGGAAACCTCGCTGAACTATGGCTTCGAGCGTGTCTGGACGATTGCTTGCAGGCGTGGCACCAACAATGTTGCTTTAGG TTACGATGAGGGATCCGTCATTATCAAGATTGGGCGAGAGGAACCCGCGATGTCGATGGATGTCAATGGCGGAAAAATCGTGTGGGCCCGTCACTCTGAGATGCAGCAGGTCAACCTCAAGGCTCTCCCGGAAG GTACGGAAATCAAAGACGGAGAACGCCTCCCGGTGGCTGTTAAGGATATGGGAGCGTGCGAAATCTATCCACAAACGATTGCTCACAACCCGAATGGAAG ATTCGTGGTAGTTTGCGGCGATGGCGAGTATATTATCTATACCTCGATGGCACTACGGAACAAGGCGTTCGGATGCGCCCAGGAGTTTGTATGGGCCTCGGAAAACAGTGAATACGCAGTGCGCGAGTCGGGCGGCCAGGTCAAGTTGTTCCGTAATTTTAAGGAACGCAAAAGTTTCACCCCAGACTATGGGGCAGAAG GAATTTTCGGTGGTCAGCTGCTAGCAGTCAAAACTTCGTCTGGTCTAACGTTTTACGATTGGGAAAATTTAGAGCTCATCAGAAGAATCGATATACTACCGAG ACACGTGTTCTGGAACGAAGCGGGAAcattggtttgtttggccgCCGGAGAGTTCTACTTCATACTGAAAGTGGACATTGCTATGATACAGAATGCTCTCGCCACCAAACAGCAATTGAGCGAGGATGGCATTGAAGAAGCGTTTGAA GTACTTGGAGAAGTTAATGAATCGGTGCGTACGGGATTATGGGTTGGCGATTGTTTCATCTACACAAACTCAGTTAACCGGATCAACTATTACGTCGGCGGAGAAATCGTTACCATTTCGCACCTGGACCGAACCATGTACCTTCTGGGTTACGTACCGAAGGATAACAG ACTGTACTTGGGCGATAAGGAGCTGAATGTGACGAGCTTCGCTCTGTTGCTTTCCGTGCTCGAGTATCAGACAGCTGTGATGCGACGTGACTTCGAAACGGCAGACCGGGTGCTGCCAACCATTCCGAAAGAGCACCGCACGCGCGTGGCACATTTCCTCGAGATGCAAGGCTTTCGTCAGCAGGCGCTTCAGGTTTCCATCGATCCCGAACATCGGTTCGAGCTGGCGCTTAAGATAGGCGACCTCGACACGGCTCTGGTGCTCGCCCGGGAATCAGACAGCCCGCAAAAGTGGAGTCAGCTTGCAAGCATTGCAACGAGCAAGAATAAATTCGATCTCGTCAAGGAATGTCTAACGAATGCGAACGACTATGGCGGTCTTTTGCTAGTGGCTACTAGCTCCG GTGATAGCGACATGCTTCGAAATCTCGGCGAAAACGGTGACTCGCAAGGAAAGTTCAACATTTCTTTCCTGTCAATGTTTTTGCTGGGTGATTTGGAGAAATGTTTGGAAATCCTGATCCAAACCAATCGGATACCGGAAGCCGCGTTCTTCGCTCG GACATATATGCCGAATAAGATTTCATACGTACTGGAAATCTGGCGCACGGAGCTGGccaaaatcaacgaaaaagCCGGCCAAAGCTTGGCCGATCCGCAACAGTACGAAAACTTGTTCCCCGGATTCTACGACTCGGTGAAAACGCAGCAATTTCTTCTGCCAGAAAGGAGTACACTTTTGCCGGCAAATGCAGCTACCAAA GTACCGCTGAACATGGATCGGACACCGATGGACGAAATgaaagaagcagaaaacgAAGGACGATTCGATTACAATCCCAGCACTTCGGGGGCTGACATCGCAGCCACTTTGTCTAACGGTGTTTTAGCACAACTG AGTATCGACAAAACCGAGCCGGCTTCCGTTGATAACAAAATAGGTGAAAGCACAGCTGTCAACTTCAGCTCGGAAAAGATGTGTCCCACTGTTTCGTCATCAACAGGCGAAAATGATGGTTCCAGCGGGGGAATCGGATCCTCGCACGTGAAACGGAAGACCTCGCTGGATGATTTCGAATCGGAAATCGAAGCTCTGAACCTGGATGATAACATCGACACGTCG GACGTAAATATAGACGACGTTGAGCTCAGTGACGATTGA